In one window of Pseudomonas chlororaphis subsp. chlororaphis DNA:
- a CDS encoding OprD family porin produces MKPAKTLAVLASSAVCLSAPLPLLAEEGGFIKDATATLQARNYFFSRDYSDIRGTEQSMAQEWAQGFILNFKSGYTPGTLGLGLDAIGTLGLKLDSGKGRVNSGLLPVQEDGEAADDYSRLGLALKLRLAKSELRLGELQPNLPLLSFSDIRLLPPSYQGASLVSNDIDGLTLQGGRLRSTSLRNESGDGKLQAMLGHVPKRAVSSDAFNYAGADYAFNDKRTSVSAWYGQLEDIYHQRFLGLKHSQPLGDWILGANLGYYDSEEDGKQLLGAIDNQAFFSLLSAKRGGHTFYVGYQGMFGDSAFPRVFANITPLGNEVPTYEFAYTDERSWQLRYDYDFAARGLPGLTSTVRYIRGDNVDTGKGYEGKDWERDLDIGYVIQSGPLGGLGIKVRNVLARSNYRTDINENRLLLSYSWKLF; encoded by the coding sequence ATGAAACCTGCGAAGACCCTCGCCGTGCTGGCCAGCAGCGCGGTGTGCCTGAGTGCGCCCCTTCCCCTGCTTGCCGAAGAAGGCGGTTTTATCAAGGACGCCACCGCCACCCTCCAGGCCCGCAACTATTTCTTCAGCCGCGACTATTCGGATATCCGCGGCACCGAGCAGTCCATGGCCCAGGAATGGGCCCAGGGTTTTATCCTCAACTTCAAGTCCGGCTACACCCCCGGCACCCTAGGCCTAGGCCTGGATGCCATCGGCACCCTGGGGCTCAAGCTCGACAGCGGCAAGGGCCGGGTCAACAGCGGCCTGCTGCCGGTGCAGGAGGATGGCGAAGCCGCCGACGACTACAGCCGCCTCGGCCTGGCCCTGAAGCTGCGCCTGGCGAAAAGCGAGCTGCGCCTCGGCGAGCTGCAACCCAACCTGCCGCTGCTGAGCTTCAGCGATATCCGCCTGCTACCGCCGTCCTACCAGGGCGCGAGCCTCGTCTCCAACGACATCGATGGCCTGACCCTGCAAGGCGGCCGCCTGCGCTCCACCAGCCTGCGCAACGAGTCCGGCGACGGCAAACTGCAAGCCATGCTCGGCCATGTACCGAAACGCGCCGTCAGCAGCGACGCCTTCAACTACGCCGGCGCCGACTACGCCTTCAACGACAAGCGCACCAGCGTCAGCGCCTGGTACGGCCAACTGGAGGATATCTACCACCAGCGCTTCCTCGGCCTGAAACACAGCCAGCCGCTGGGCGACTGGATACTCGGCGCCAACCTCGGCTACTACGACAGTGAAGAGGACGGCAAACAGCTGCTCGGCGCCATCGACAACCAAGCCTTCTTCTCACTGCTATCGGCCAAACGCGGCGGCCACACCTTTTATGTCGGCTACCAGGGCATGTTCGGCGACAGCGCCTTTCCCCGGGTCTTCGCCAACATCACCCCGCTGGGCAACGAAGTGCCGACCTACGAGTTCGCCTACACCGACGAACGCTCCTGGCAACTGCGCTACGACTACGACTTCGCCGCCCGCGGCCTGCCCGGCCTGACCAGCACCGTGCGCTACATCCGCGGCGACAACGTCGATACCGGCAAGGGTTATGAAGGCAAGGACTGGGAGCGCGACCTGGATATCGGTTACGTGATCCAGTCCGGGCCGCTGGGCGGGCTGGGGATCAAGGTGCGCAATGTGCTGGCGCGCTCGAATTACCGGACCGATATCAATGAGAACCGGTTGTTGCTGAGTTATAGCTGGAAGTTGTTTTAA
- a CDS encoding PH domain-containing protein, giving the protein MIDFNNKGFFKLKQNDEYAERVSDLLLEGEQVIDAYKAMRDGVVFTNKRIIAVNVQGITGSKKDFTSLPYKNIVAYSVETSGTFDLDSELEIYFSSLGKVKFEFTGKTSMVEISKYISRHLLG; this is encoded by the coding sequence ATGATCGACTTCAACAACAAAGGCTTCTTCAAGCTCAAGCAAAACGACGAATACGCCGAGCGGGTCAGCGACCTGTTGCTGGAAGGCGAGCAGGTGATCGACGCCTATAAGGCCATGCGCGACGGCGTGGTGTTTACCAACAAGCGCATTATCGCGGTCAACGTTCAGGGCATCACCGGCAGCAAAAAGGATTTCACCTCCCTGCCCTACAAAAACATCGTCGCCTACTCGGTGGAAACCTCCGGGACCTTTGACCTGGACTCCGAGCTGGAGATCTACTTTTCATCGCTGGGCAAGGTGAAGTTCGAGTTCACTGGCAAGACTTCGATGGTGGAAATCTCCAAGTACATCTCCAGGCACCTGCTGGGCTAA
- the benA gene encoding benzoate 1,2-dioxygenase large subunit has protein sequence MTLRPEYLHSLLEEDRDRGVYRCKREMFTDPRLFDLEMQHIFEGNWLYLAHESQIPNNNDYYTTTMGRQSVFIARNKDGELNAFLNACSHRGAMLCRHKTGNKSSYTCPFHGWTFNNSGKLLKVKDPAAAGYPSSFNCEGSHDLTRVARFESYRGFLFGSLNPDVLPLVEHLGESAKIIDMIVDQSADGLEVLRGSSSYIYEGNWKLTAENGADGYHVSSVHWNYAATQSQRKQREAGEEIKTMSAGSWAKQGGGFYSFDKGHMLLWTRWSNPEDRPLYERRDELARDFGQARADWMIENSRNLCLYPNVYLMDQFSSQIRIARPISVDRTEITIYCIAPRGESDEARAMRIRQYEDFFNVSGMATPDDLEEFRSCQMGYQGCNSAWNDMSRGAEHWVEGADDAAREIDLQPILSGVRTEDEGLFVMQHKYWQQTMLEAVAAEAARTIAVEAV, from the coding sequence ATGACCCTGCGACCCGAATACCTTCACTCCCTGCTTGAAGAAGACCGTGACCGGGGCGTCTACCGCTGCAAGCGGGAGATGTTCACCGACCCCCGGCTGTTCGACCTGGAAATGCAGCACATCTTCGAGGGCAACTGGCTGTACCTCGCCCACGAGAGCCAGATCCCCAACAACAACGACTACTACACCACCACCATGGGCCGGCAGTCGGTGTTCATCGCGCGCAACAAGGACGGCGAACTCAATGCCTTCCTCAATGCCTGCAGCCACCGCGGCGCCATGCTCTGCCGGCACAAGACCGGCAACAAGTCGTCCTACACCTGCCCGTTCCACGGCTGGACCTTCAACAACTCCGGCAAGCTGCTCAAGGTCAAGGACCCGGCCGCCGCGGGCTACCCGTCGAGCTTCAACTGCGAAGGTTCCCACGACCTGACCAGGGTCGCGCGCTTCGAGTCCTATCGCGGCTTCCTGTTCGGCAGTCTCAACCCCGACGTGTTGCCCCTGGTGGAGCACCTGGGCGAGTCGGCGAAGATCATCGACATGATCGTCGACCAGTCCGCCGACGGCCTGGAAGTGCTGCGCGGTTCCTCGAGCTACATCTACGAAGGCAACTGGAAACTCACCGCGGAAAACGGTGCCGACGGCTACCACGTAAGCTCGGTGCACTGGAACTACGCGGCCACCCAGAGCCAGCGCAAGCAGCGCGAAGCCGGTGAAGAGATCAAGACCATGAGCGCCGGCAGCTGGGCCAAGCAGGGCGGCGGTTTCTATTCCTTCGACAAGGGCCACATGCTGCTCTGGACCCGCTGGTCCAACCCCGAGGATCGCCCGCTCTACGAGCGTCGCGATGAGTTGGCCCGGGACTTCGGCCAGGCCCGCGCCGACTGGATGATCGAGAACTCGCGCAACCTGTGCCTGTACCCCAACGTCTACCTGATGGACCAGTTCAGCTCGCAGATCCGCATCGCCCGGCCGATCTCGGTGGACCGCACCGAGATCACCATCTACTGCATCGCGCCCAGGGGCGAAAGCGACGAAGCCCGGGCCATGCGCATCCGCCAGTACGAGGACTTCTTCAACGTCAGCGGCATGGCCACCCCGGACGACCTGGAGGAATTCCGTTCCTGCCAGATGGGCTATCAGGGCTGCAACAGCGCCTGGAACGACATGTCCCGCGGTGCCGAACACTGGGTCGAGGGCGCGGACGACGCGGCCCGGGAAATCGACCTGCAACCGATCCTCAGCGGCGTACGCACCGAAGACGAAGGCCTGTTCGTGATGCAGCACAAGTACTGGCAGCAAACCATGCTCGAGGCGGTGGCCGCCGAAGCTGCGCGAACCATTGCCGTGGAGGCTGTGTGA
- a CDS encoding LysR family transcriptional regulator → MREISLDRLRTLVAIVDLGSFAEAARALNLAPPTVSLHIADLEARVGGSLLSRTRGRVQPSAIGETLVERARRLLADAEQALEDVQRQVLGLAGRVRLGASTGAIAQLLPQALETLGQRHPGIDLQVAVLTSQESLKKLAEGSLDIGLVALPQTPVKGLRIEPWRKDPVMAFLPARWQCPDPVTPQWLAAQPLILNDHSTRLSRLTSEWFALGGQQPTARIQLNYNDAIKSLVAAGYGATLLPHEAATPLPDTRIAMRPLQPPLWRQLGIAHRDGEVERSTQHVLEVLWGLSAD, encoded by the coding sequence ATGCGTGAGATCAGCCTCGACCGGTTGCGCACCCTGGTGGCGATTGTCGACCTGGGTTCCTTTGCCGAAGCGGCCCGCGCGCTGAACCTGGCACCGCCTACGGTCAGCCTGCATATCGCCGACCTGGAGGCGCGGGTGGGCGGCTCGCTGTTGTCGCGCACCCGCGGTCGGGTGCAGCCGTCGGCCATTGGCGAAACCCTGGTGGAACGGGCGCGGCGCTTGTTGGCCGATGCCGAGCAGGCGCTGGAAGATGTGCAGCGCCAGGTGCTGGGCCTGGCCGGGCGGGTGCGCCTGGGGGCGTCCACCGGGGCCATTGCCCAGTTGCTGCCCCAGGCCCTGGAAACCCTTGGCCAGCGCCATCCGGGCATCGATCTGCAGGTGGCGGTGCTGACCTCCCAGGAGAGCTTGAAGAAGCTCGCCGAAGGTTCGCTGGATATTGGCCTGGTGGCCCTGCCGCAAACCCCGGTCAAGGGTTTGCGTATCGAGCCTTGGCGCAAGGACCCGGTCATGGCTTTCCTGCCGGCCCGCTGGCAATGCCCCGATCCGGTGACGCCGCAATGGCTGGCCGCCCAACCGCTGATCCTCAACGACCACAGCACCCGGCTGTCGCGCCTGACTTCGGAGTGGTTCGCACTGGGCGGCCAGCAACCCACGGCGCGCATCCAGCTCAACTACAACGACGCGATCAAGAGTCTGGTGGCCGCCGGTTATGGCGCCACCTTGCTGCCCCACGAAGCCGCCACGCCGCTGCCCGACACACGGATTGCCATGCGTCCGTTGCAGCCGCCGCTGTGGCGTCAGTTGGGCATTGCCCATCGGGACGGAGAGGTGGAGCGCTCGACCCAGCATGTGCTGGAGGTGTTGTGGGGCTTGAGCGCCGATTGA
- a CDS encoding LysR family transcriptional regulator: protein MELRHLRYFQVLGQTLNFTKAAERLHIAQPPLSRQIQQLEEELGVLLLERGRPLRLTEAGRFFYEHSSVLLEQLAKVCDNTRRIGHGEKTWLGIGFAPSTLYGLLPELIRRLRSHETLALELGLSEMTTLQQVEALKAGRIDIGFGRIRIDDPAIVQKVQTEDRLVAALPAGHPLIGQPVSLAQLADEPFVLYPGNPRPSYADHVIALFNTHGLNIRIVQWTNELQTAIGLVGAGIGITLVPASVQLLHRDDIGFSPLLEANATSPIIISRRVGDVSAGLSHCLRMIDELRAEHPDA from the coding sequence ATGGAACTGCGTCATCTGCGTTACTTCCAGGTGCTGGGCCAGACCCTCAACTTCACCAAGGCCGCCGAGCGCCTGCACATCGCCCAGCCGCCCCTGAGCCGGCAGATCCAGCAACTGGAAGAGGAACTCGGGGTGTTGCTGCTGGAGCGCGGCCGGCCGTTGCGCCTGACCGAAGCCGGGCGCTTTTTCTATGAGCATTCCAGCGTGCTGCTGGAGCAACTGGCCAAGGTCTGCGACAACACCCGGCGCATCGGCCACGGCGAAAAGACCTGGCTCGGCATCGGCTTTGCCCCCTCGACCCTGTACGGCCTGCTGCCGGAACTGATCCGCCGCCTGCGCAGCCACGAGACCCTGGCCCTGGAACTCGGGCTGTCGGAAATGACCACCCTGCAGCAGGTGGAAGCGCTCAAGGCCGGGCGCATCGATATCGGCTTCGGGCGGATCCGCATCGACGACCCGGCCATCGTGCAGAAGGTGCAGACCGAGGATCGCCTGGTGGCCGCCCTGCCCGCCGGCCATCCGCTGATCGGCCAGCCGGTGAGCCTCGCGCAACTGGCCGACGAGCCATTCGTGCTCTACCCCGGCAACCCGCGCCCGAGCTACGCCGACCATGTGATCGCGCTGTTCAACACCCACGGCCTGAACATCCGCATCGTGCAGTGGACCAACGAACTGCAGACCGCCATCGGCCTGGTGGGCGCCGGCATCGGCATCACCCTGGTGCCGGCCTCGGTGCAATTGCTGCACCGCGACGACATCGGCTTCAGCCCACTGCTGGAAGCCAACGCCACCTCGCCGATCATCATCAGCCGGCGGGTCGGCGATGTGTCGGCGGGGCTCAGCCACTGCTTGCGGATGATTGACGAACTGCGCGCCGAACACCCCGACGCCTGA
- the benB gene encoding benzoate 1,2-dioxygenase small subunit has product MSISHDTVRDFLYREARYLDDKDWDSWLELYAADATFWMPSWDDNDELTEDPQREISLIWYGSRCGLEDRVFRIKTERSSASIPDTRTSHNLSNIELLEQADGLCKVRFNWHTLSFRYKTVDSYFGTSFYTLDVRGETPRILAKKVILKNDYVRQVVDVYHL; this is encoded by the coding sequence ATGAGCATTTCCCATGACACCGTGCGCGATTTTCTCTACCGCGAAGCGCGCTACCTGGACGACAAGGACTGGGACAGCTGGCTGGAACTCTATGCCGCCGACGCGACCTTCTGGATGCCGTCCTGGGACGACAACGACGAACTCACCGAAGACCCGCAGCGGGAAATCTCGCTGATCTGGTACGGCAGCCGCTGCGGCCTGGAAGACCGGGTGTTCCGGATCAAGACCGAGCGCTCCAGCGCGAGCATTCCCGACACCCGCACCTCGCACAACCTGAGCAATATCGAGCTGCTGGAGCAGGCCGACGGCCTGTGCAAGGTGCGCTTCAACTGGCACACCCTGAGCTTTCGCTACAAGACCGTCGACAGCTACTTCGGCACCAGCTTCTACACCCTCGATGTGCGCGGCGAGACCCCGCGGATCCTGGCCAAGAAAGTCATCCTGAAGAACGATTACGTTCGTCAGGTCGTCGATGTCTACCACCTCTGA
- the benC gene encoding benzoate 1,2-dioxygenase electron transfer component BenC has protein sequence MTHHIALNFEDGVTRFVAANAGETVADAAYRQGINIPLDCRDGACGTCKCFAEAGRYDLGEEYIDDALTAAEAEQGFVLTCQMRALSDCVVRVPASSQVCRTAQATFDATISAVRQLSDSTIALSIKGEALSKLAFLPGQYVNLGVPGSEQTRAYSFSSLQRDGEVSFLIRNVPGGLMSSFLTGLAKAGDPMSLAGPLGSFYLRDIRRPLLLLAGGTGLAPFTAMLEKIAEQGSEHPLHLIYGVTNDFDLVEMDRLEAFAARIPNFSFSACVANPESRHPLKGYVTQHIEPRHLNDGDVDVYLCGPPPMVEAVSQFIREQGIAPANFYYEKFAASAA, from the coding sequence ATGACTCATCACATCGCACTCAATTTCGAAGACGGGGTGACCCGCTTCGTCGCCGCCAACGCCGGCGAAACCGTGGCCGATGCCGCCTACCGCCAGGGCATCAATATCCCCTTGGACTGCCGCGACGGCGCCTGCGGCACCTGCAAGTGTTTCGCCGAAGCCGGGCGTTACGACCTGGGCGAGGAATACATCGACGATGCGCTGACCGCGGCTGAAGCCGAGCAGGGCTTCGTGCTGACCTGCCAGATGCGCGCCTTGAGCGACTGCGTGGTGCGGGTGCCGGCTTCGTCGCAGGTTTGCCGCACGGCCCAGGCCACCTTCGACGCCACCATCAGCGCGGTGCGCCAGCTGTCCGACAGCACCATCGCCCTGTCGATCAAGGGCGAGGCCCTGAGCAAGCTGGCGTTTCTGCCGGGGCAATACGTCAACCTCGGCGTGCCCGGCAGCGAGCAGACTCGCGCCTATTCCTTCAGCTCGCTGCAGCGCGACGGCGAGGTCAGTTTCCTGATCCGCAACGTGCCGGGCGGCCTGATGAGCAGCTTCCTCACCGGCCTGGCGAAAGCCGGCGACCCCATGAGCCTGGCCGGGCCCCTGGGCAGCTTCTACCTGCGCGATATTCGCCGGCCGCTGTTGCTGCTGGCCGGCGGCACCGGGCTGGCGCCGTTCACCGCGATGCTGGAGAAAATCGCCGAGCAGGGCAGCGAGCATCCGCTGCACCTGATCTACGGGGTGACCAACGATTTCGACCTGGTGGAAATGGATCGCCTGGAAGCCTTCGCCGCGCGCATTCCCAACTTCAGCTTCAGCGCCTGCGTGGCCAACCCCGAGAGTCGCCACCCGCTCAAGGGCTACGTGACCCAGCATATCGAGCCCAGGCACCTGAACGACGGCGATGTGGATGTGTACCTGTGCGGCCCGCCGCCGATGGTCGAGGCGGTGAGCCAGTTCATTCGCGAGCAGGGCATCGCCCCGGCCAACTTCTACTACGAAAAATTCGCCGCCAGCGCGGCCTGA
- the argC gene encoding N-acetyl-gamma-glutamyl-phosphate reductase, with protein sequence MSTPLVFIDGDQGTTGLQIHQRLQGRSDLHLLTLAADQRKDPQRRAEAINACDIALLCLPDDAARDAVASIRNPAVRVIDASSAHRTHPHWTYGFAQMHPQQAQRIATSKRVSNPGCYPTGAIGLLRPLLQARLLPKDYPISINAISGYSGGGRAAVEAHEGPNASQAAPFQIYGLGLAHKHVPEIQQHSGLSERPLFVPAYGAFRQGIVLTIPLQLRLLAPGVDAARIQACLEQHYAGSGCVQVISLRQAQELTGLDPRALNDTDAMRLMVFEGEGQVLLAAVFDNLGKGAAGAAVENLDLMLAALG encoded by the coding sequence ATGAGCACCCCCCTCGTATTTATCGACGGCGACCAGGGCACCACCGGGTTGCAGATCCACCAGCGCCTGCAGGGTCGCAGCGATCTGCACCTGCTGACCCTCGCCGCCGACCAGCGCAAAGACCCGCAACGCCGCGCCGAAGCCATCAACGCCTGCGACATCGCCCTGCTCTGCCTGCCCGACGACGCCGCCCGCGACGCCGTCGCCAGCATCCGCAACCCGGCGGTGCGGGTGATCGACGCCAGCTCGGCGCACCGCACCCACCCCCACTGGACCTACGGCTTCGCGCAAATGCACCCGCAACAGGCACAGCGCATCGCCACCTCCAAACGGGTGAGCAACCCCGGCTGCTACCCCACCGGCGCCATCGGCCTGCTGCGCCCCTTGCTGCAAGCCCGGCTGCTGCCAAAGGACTACCCGATCAGCATCAACGCGATCTCCGGCTACTCCGGCGGCGGCCGCGCCGCGGTCGAAGCCCACGAAGGGCCGAATGCTTCCCAAGCCGCCCCTTTCCAGATCTACGGCCTGGGCCTGGCCCACAAGCATGTGCCGGAAATCCAGCAACACAGTGGCCTGAGCGAACGGCCGCTGTTCGTCCCGGCCTACGGTGCCTTTCGCCAGGGCATTGTGCTGACCATTCCTCTACAGCTGCGCCTGCTCGCCCCGGGGGTGGATGCCGCACGTATCCAGGCCTGCCTGGAGCAGCACTACGCGGGGAGCGGTTGTGTGCAGGTGATATCGCTTCGGCAGGCACAAGAACTCACCGGCCTTGATCCGCGGGCGCTGAACGATACCGACGCTATGCGCTTGATGGTGTTCGAGGGTGAGGGGCAGGTGCTGCTGGCGGCGGTGTTCGACAACCTGGGCAAAGGCGCGGCGGGGGCGGCAGTGGAGAATCTGGATTTGATGCTGGCCGCGCTGGGCTGA
- a CDS encoding AraC family transcriptional regulator, whose product METHLLSERSRVFAQADPYAVSGYVNQHVGSHCIRLPKAGSPQASLNHRQFASLDLCSISYGGSVRVTSPALETIYHLQVLLRGHCLWRGHRQEHYFAPGELLLINPDDPVDLTYSDDCEKLIIKVPTRLLESVCDEQRWLYPGQGVRFVGNRYQLDELEGFINLLNVVCREAEAAECIPRVQEHYAQIVASKMLSLMKTNIRRVGLGSSSATFEAIADYIERNLKQDIGCEELAQQAQMSLRSLYALFERNARTTPMRYIRQKKLERIHACLRDPGCNVRNITELAMDFGFLHLGRFSESYRKQFGELPSDTLRRRH is encoded by the coding sequence ATGGAAACCCATCTGTTGAGTGAGCGCAGCCGGGTATTCGCCCAGGCCGATCCCTACGCTGTGTCCGGCTATGTCAACCAGCATGTGGGCAGCCACTGCATCCGTTTGCCCAAGGCCGGCAGCCCCCAGGCCAGCCTCAATCATCGGCAGTTCGCCAGCCTCGACCTGTGCTCGATCAGTTACGGCGGCAGCGTGCGCGTCACCTCGCCGGCGCTGGAAACCATCTACCACCTGCAAGTGTTGCTGCGCGGCCACTGCCTGTGGCGCGGCCATCGCCAGGAGCATTACTTCGCCCCCGGCGAGTTGCTGCTGATCAACCCTGACGATCCGGTGGACCTGACCTACTCCGACGATTGCGAGAAACTCATCATCAAGGTGCCCACCCGCCTGCTGGAGTCGGTGTGCGATGAGCAGCGCTGGCTGTATCCGGGGCAGGGCGTGCGTTTTGTGGGCAACCGCTACCAGCTGGATGAGCTGGAAGGTTTTATCAACCTGCTGAACGTGGTCTGCCGCGAAGCCGAAGCCGCCGAATGCATCCCCCGGGTGCAGGAGCATTACGCGCAGATCGTCGCGAGCAAGATGCTCAGCCTGATGAAGACCAACATCCGGCGGGTGGGCCTGGGCTCGTCGTCGGCGACCTTCGAGGCCATCGCCGACTACATCGAGCGCAACCTCAAGCAGGACATCGGCTGCGAAGAGCTGGCGCAACAGGCGCAGATGAGCCTGCGTTCGCTGTATGCGCTGTTCGAGCGCAATGCCCGCACCACGCCCATGCGCTACATCCGCCAGAAGAAACTCGAGCGGATCCACGCCTGCCTGCGCGACCCCGGCTGCAACGTGCGCAACATCACCGAACTGGCCATGGACTTCGGTTTCTTGCACCTGGGACGCTTCTCGGAAAGCTACCGCAAACAGTTCGGCGAACTGCCTTCCGACACCCTCAGACGCCGGCATTGA
- a CDS encoding muconate cycloisomerase family protein, which translates to MLSSAIESIETIIVDLPTIRPHKLAMHTMQNQTLVLIRLRCADGIEGLGEATTIGGLAYGNESPDSIKTNIDRFFTPLLLGQDGANINAAMQRLERSIRGNTFAKSGIESALLDAQGKRLGLPVSELLGGRVRDALPVAWTLASGDTAKDIAEAQKMLDLRRHRIFKLKIGAGEVDRDLAHVIAIKKALGDRASVRVDVNQAWDEAVAVRACRVLGGNGIDLIEQPISRNNRAGMVRLNAISPAPIMADESIECVEDAFNLAREGAASVFALKIAKNGGPRAVLRTAAIAEAAGIGLYGGTMLEGGIGTLASAHAFLTLNTLSWDTELFGPLLLTEDILAEPPLYRDFQLHVSRAPGLGLSLDEERLAFFRRDQA; encoded by the coding sequence ATGCTTTCAAGTGCCATTGAATCGATCGAAACGATCATTGTCGATCTGCCCACCATCCGCCCGCACAAGCTGGCGATGCACACCATGCAGAACCAGACCCTGGTGCTGATCCGCCTGCGCTGCGCCGACGGCATCGAAGGCCTGGGCGAGGCCACCACCATCGGCGGCCTGGCCTATGGCAATGAAAGCCCGGACAGCATCAAGACCAATATCGACCGCTTCTTCACGCCGCTGCTGCTCGGCCAGGACGGCGCCAATATCAATGCCGCCATGCAGCGCCTGGAGCGCAGTATCCGCGGCAACACCTTCGCCAAATCCGGCATCGAAAGCGCCTTGCTCGACGCCCAGGGCAAACGCCTGGGGTTGCCGGTCAGCGAACTGCTCGGCGGCCGGGTGCGCGACGCCTTGCCGGTGGCCTGGACCCTGGCCAGCGGCGACACCGCCAAGGACATTGCCGAAGCGCAAAAGATGCTCGACCTGCGCCGCCACCGCATCTTCAAGCTGAAGATCGGCGCCGGCGAGGTGGACCGCGACCTGGCCCACGTGATCGCGATCAAGAAGGCCCTGGGCGATCGCGCCAGCGTGCGGGTCGACGTCAACCAGGCCTGGGACGAAGCGGTGGCGGTGCGTGCCTGCCGAGTGCTGGGCGGCAACGGCATCGACCTGATCGAACAGCCTATCTCGCGCAACAACCGCGCCGGCATGGTGCGCCTGAACGCCATCAGCCCGGCGCCGATCATGGCCGACGAATCCATCGAGTGTGTGGAGGACGCCTTCAACCTGGCCCGCGAAGGCGCGGCCTCGGTGTTCGCCCTGAAGATCGCCAAGAACGGCGGCCCGCGCGCGGTACTGCGCACCGCGGCGATCGCCGAGGCGGCGGGCATCGGCCTGTACGGCGGCACCATGCTCGAAGGCGGTATCGGCACCCTGGCGTCGGCCCATGCCTTCCTGACCCTCAATACCTTGAGCTGGGACACCGAACTGTTCGGCCCGCTGCTGCTGACTGAGGACATCCTCGCCGAGCCGCCGCTGTACCGCGATTTCCAGCTGCACGTATCCCGGGCGCCGGGCCTCGGCCTGAGCCTGGACGAGGAGCGCCTGGCGTTCTTCCGCCGCGACCAAGCCTGA
- the catC gene encoding muconolactone Delta-isomerase, which yields MLFHVKMTVNLPVDMNPERAAQLKADEKALAQRLQEQGKWRHLWRIAGLYANYSVFDVDSVQELHDLLMQLPLYPYMAIEVNALCRHPSSIHADDR from the coding sequence ATGCTGTTCCACGTCAAAATGACCGTGAACCTGCCGGTCGACATGAACCCCGAGCGCGCCGCCCAGCTCAAGGCCGACGAAAAGGCCCTGGCCCAGCGCCTGCAGGAGCAGGGCAAGTGGCGGCACCTGTGGCGCATCGCCGGCCTGTATGCCAACTACAGCGTGTTCGACGTCGACAGCGTGCAGGAACTGCACGACCTGCTGATGCAACTGCCGCTGTACCCGTACATGGCTATCGAAGTGAACGCGCTGTGCAGGCATCCTTCGTCCATTCATGCGGACGACCGCTGA
- the catA gene encoding catechol 1,2-dioxygenase: protein MNVRISHTASAQKFLEEVSGQLNDQGNPRTKALVYRILRDTVNIIEDLDVTPEEFWKAVNYLNVLGARQEAGLLAAGLGLEHYLDLLMDAADEQAGKTGGTPRTIEGPLYVAGAPLSQGEARLDDGVDPGVVLFMQGQVRNTAGEPLAGAIVDVWHANTGGTYSYFDTTQSEFNLRRRIVTDAEGRYRFRSIVPSGYGCPPDGPTQQLLDQLGRHGQRPAHIHFFISADDHRHLTTQINLDGDEYLHDDFAYATRDELIAKITFSDDQQRAAQYGVSGRFAEIDFDFTLQSSAQPEEQQRPERVRALED from the coding sequence ATGAACGTCCGAATTTCCCACACTGCCAGCGCCCAGAAATTTCTCGAAGAAGTCAGCGGCCAGCTCAACGACCAGGGCAACCCACGCACCAAGGCCCTGGTGTACCGCATCCTGCGTGACACGGTGAACATCATCGAAGACCTCGACGTGACCCCGGAAGAGTTCTGGAAGGCGGTCAACTACCTCAACGTGCTCGGCGCGCGCCAGGAGGCCGGACTGCTGGCGGCCGGCCTGGGCCTGGAGCACTACCTGGACCTGCTGATGGACGCCGCCGACGAACAGGCCGGCAAGACCGGCGGCACCCCGCGCACCATCGAAGGCCCGCTGTACGTGGCTGGCGCGCCGCTGAGCCAGGGTGAAGCGCGCCTCGACGATGGCGTCGATCCGGGCGTGGTGCTGTTCATGCAGGGCCAGGTGCGCAACACCGCCGGCGAACCGCTGGCCGGGGCCATTGTCGATGTCTGGCACGCCAACACCGGCGGCACCTATTCCTACTTCGACACCACCCAGTCCGAGTTCAACCTGCGTCGGCGCATCGTCACCGATGCCGAAGGCCGCTACCGTTTTCGCAGCATCGTGCCGTCGGGCTACGGCTGCCCACCGGACGGTCCGACCCAGCAGTTGCTCGACCAGTTGGGCCGCCACGGCCAGCGTCCGGCGCATATCCACTTCTTCATCTCGGCCGATGACCACCGTCACCTGACCACCCAGATCAACCTCGATGGCGACGAATACCTGCACGACGATTTCGCCTACGCCACCCGTGACGAACTGATCGCCAAGATCACCTTCAGCGACGATCAGCAGCGTGCGGCGCAATACGGGGTCAGCGGGCGTTTCGCCGAGATCGACTTCGACTTCACCCTGCAGTCGTCGGCCCAGCCCGAGGAGCAGCAACGCCCGGAGCGGGTGCGAGCGCTGGAGGACTGA